The sequence TACAAGATATAAGGAAAGATATGTGGTTACTTGAAAATCAGCTTCCTTTCTTTATTCTGGAGGATCTTTTTGATCCTGCAAGAATAACCTTGCCGTCTGGCCAAAATCAAATGCTTTCAATCACCAAGCTTGCCTATGAGTTCTCAAAAGATTTGTGGGACTTGGAGGAAATGGAGGAGAAATCTCAGACAAACAAATCCCCTGAAGTACAACATCTAGTTGACTTTTTGTGGATTTGCCATCAACCTCCTCAGTCGAGATCCATGAAGAAACTCAAAACTCTGGGCATACCCAGTGCAACAGAGCTCCATCAGGCTGGGGTCGAGTTCAAGCTGGGGTCAAGCAAAAACTTATTTGACATAAAATTCAAGAATGGGATTTTGGAGATACCCAGATTGGAAATAGTCGGCGCGACAGAGCTGTTATTCAGAAATCTGCTGGCATTTGAGCAATGCCATTGTTCTAAGAACTACATAAATGACTATGTCATCATTATCAATCACCTTGTCAACACGGCTAAGGATGTGGAATTACTTGTTAAAGATGGAATTGTTGAGAACTGGCTCTGGGATGATGAAGGGATGTCAGCTCTTTTTCATAGCCTTGTCAAAGAGACTTTTGTCATGGTCGACGATTTCTATTTTTCTGGTCTGGTTGAAGAGCTGAATGCATACTGCAGAAAACCTTGTCACAAGTGGCAGGCAACCTTAAAACAACAGTACTTCAATAATCCATGGTCCATCATTTCATTTATCGCTGCTGTCATTCTACTTGTACTCACTACTATACAAGCAGTGTGTTCTATTTTGTCAGTGTAGGTACTACCAAACTGATTTTCATAGTGTTTTAAGTTGCTTTGAGTTGAGCAGACTGCGAGGCTTTACCTTGTGATTGCAGCCTCTAATCTGTTGTCAATGTTCATTTTGTCTGATAACTCTGTTTCTGTAACACTGCAATCAACTAGCTCAATATGTTGTCAGTAATAACGATCCAAGTAGTTTTTGCATGATCTAGAAGGAATTCTGAATATGAacagaataaaaaacactacCCTCTTACAAGCTGACAAGGTAAGAAGAGAAGGAACAATACCAGCATCCTCGATAATGCTGATAAATATACTTGCAAAGCAGGGCACATAATAAAAATGAAGCAAATAAAGAATCCATGTCCTCAAGACATTTCTTACGTTAGTCGTGGCTTTGCAAGTTGAAaccatgaaagaaaaacaatagaaTCACGGTTTTATCCGTTCCTTCTACAGTCACAAGAGCAATTGCAGATTTACACCTAcaggtgaaagaaaaaaaaactatattttcgTACAGATTAAAAAGCTGAAGATCACCCTCTTATACTATTTTGTTAGCGCTTCTCAAGGAACCGcttcaacttaaaattttaaattgttagatgAGATTTATATTACTCTCTAAGAGTCCATTCAACTAACAGATGCATATGACAGAAAAAAGAAACTGGATAAGAACCTGACTTTGAACAGAGAACTGATGCTTTATATGTTGtcagaaaaaagaaacatcTGCTCATACCTTTCCAAAGGTAAAACCTCTTATACGGTTTCACCTGATGAGTGATATAACATCAAATTCAGGTCCATGGAGCCATTTCTCTTGGACTCAACGCACTTTGCACCACCAAAAACTTCCGTCACTCTTATACATTCAGGGGcggagcaagaaaaaaaagtttggggggggctaaaatataaattagaggggccaaaaaatattataaatatttataattaaatatataagggAGGGGCATTTTGCTTGCAGGGGCCGGGGCCCCTGCCAGCCCCCCCTCCCTCCGCCACTGTATACATTCACCGCTAACTATTGAATTCTTTCAACTAGTTCTTCATATTTATCCCCAAAATTAAGTCTTTATACACGAGACTTTCATTGAGACATTTCATCGAACATGTAGTGGGCCTTAAATCCAATAAGAGAAATGGACTACTAACAAATCGTGAACTATCGTGTGCTAAAGAAACActaaaatatgatgaaattagCGGTGAAGAAACAGCTTAGAAACTAGAACTAAATTTGCTGTTGCTTGTGGAAGATTTTACCTGATTTCTtcggaattaaaaaatatgggcCTTTTTTATATTACGGATGTTTTCTATTCCAGCCCATCTGGGTTCATGATTCTGTGATGGGCCAAATATTGCCCTGAATGGCGCAGGTATTGGCCCATGATCTTGATACGCCAATTCGTGAATATTTATGGATtccacttttatatatattattgtctccaaataaataaaacaaacgaGAGAAAAACAAGgctataaatgaaaaataaattttatattgtataaagACAAGATatgtaataaaaatagaaaaaaaattattgctaagaaaataatataatgaaattataatttactcaatcattaaattatttttcaaatatatttaattttaaaataaataattaaaacaattatttatcaaataaaatatttgcatcAACATAAAGTTAACATCTAATATCAATGGaaatataagataataatttcatcacaaatacatatttttagtaATCATTCGATATCCTCTTCATCATCAAATCCAATATCTTTGAAAACATgactaattttatttctaattattatattaatttttaaataatgatattcatttttatttcataatctaaaaaaaaactaactcctttgataaaaaaaattattttttataatttttgataaaaatcaatctttagtTAACTAATTTAactcaattcataaaaaaattaatttgatctaattcatttttttaattattatgaattataaaattgtataaaattataaattatttatactatgcaattagttttttttcattaattttatgaaataaaaaaaaccaaactatttatatgaatacattcttaaaaaataatttcttaaactaaaataatgatgtgtgtgtgtgtgttattaaAGGGatatttgcaagaaaaaaaataataatttggttTTATCTCTACGCCACCTCTTTGTCCTTCCTTTatagataaacaaaaaattagctAAAACTTATTTATGAAATAGagttaaaaacttttttttctctaattaaatatatttttatcccaactatctttatctttttattatgagAAAATAATCAAACGTTATCTATCATATCTAGATTATTGAAGAATCATACCAGAGCCAAACTCATGAGCTCTCCATATGTGAACGTCGAACCTATCACATGATGAGTTAAAAGACATATCTTTTTACCACTCTATTTATAATCCCATGTGGATAATTTAGGCAATTGCCCACACTGCCGAAAATCAAATGAAGTATATTATGATGAAATTGGTAATGGATTTCtacgaataaaaaaattagagaaaattaaaatacatctattttgagaatgaaaaaataattttgagaaattataacataaatgagaaataaaaattaagaaaaaaatgtacaa is a genomic window of Populus alba chromosome 18, ASM523922v2, whole genome shotgun sequence containing:
- the LOC118051212 gene encoding UPF0481 protein At3g47200-like; this encodes MAEITNDTFVNIDKLAASMRGELDSLPVLSSKCCIYAVPKRLHHLNEKAYTPQLVSIGPLHHGKPELRPMEEHKKRYLQDFLQRTNLSLVDRLKVIEKNEKKLRDCYAETIEFSSDEFIKMILVDAAFIIEVLLRYHFKPMRKEKENDRVYNKPWAIQDIRKDMWLLENQLPFFILEDLFDPARITLPSGQNQMLSITKLAYEFSKDLWDLEEMEEKSQTNKSPEVQHLVDFLWICHQPPQSRSMKKLKTLGIPSATELHQAGVEFKLGSSKNLFDIKFKNGILEIPRLEIVGATELLFRNLLAFEQCHCSKNYINDYVIIINHLVNTAKDVELLVKDGIVENWLWDDEGMSALFHSLVKETFVMVDDFYFSGLVEELNAYCRKPCHKWQATLKQQYFNNPWSIISFIAAVILLVLTTIQAVCSILSV